From Daphnia magna isolate NIES unplaced genomic scaffold, ASM2063170v1.1 Dm_contigs261, whole genome shotgun sequence, the proteins below share one genomic window:
- the LOC123468008 gene encoding speckle-type POZ protein B-like, translated as MPFGSQRFELKQTKIPYVLHINFSRTCGEMNAQMQFINLYVNQFNCDVTFHFDTAEKDESIGGHVNILSVRSSIFAAMFQSGMQETNTRKVCIKDIKPDIFKQLLYYIYSGRTSTKLSEEIAQPLYVAADMYDIEDLKDECVQFLLSCIKLENAINLMAWAHVLSIDSIKEATLTFVESRGREICKQDDWERLIKNYPDLSLLASRRMLK; from the coding sequence ATGCCTTTTGGATCTCAACGTTTTGAGTTGAAGCAAACAAAGATCCCTTACGTGCTGCATATTAACTTTTCAAGAACTTGTGGCGAGATGAACGCACAGATGCAATTCATTAATTTGTACGTCAATCAGTTCAACTGCGATGTTACATTCCATTTCGACACAGCCGAAAAAGACGAGTCCATCGGCGGTCATGTCAATATTTTGTCGGTTAGAAGCTCCATCTTCGCAGCCATGTTCCAGAGCGGAATGCAAGAAACAAACACGAGAAAAGTTTGCATCAAAGATATCAAACCGGATATTTTCAAACAATTGCTCTATTACATTTACTCTGGTCGAACATCGACGAAATTATCAGAGGAAATCGCCCAGCCTTTATATGTTGCGGCCGATATGTACGACATTGAGGACCTGAAAGACGAATGTGTTCAGTTCTTGTTATCTTGCATCAAATTGGAGAACGCTATTAATCTAATGGCGTGGGCGCACGTTCTCTCAATCGATTCTATTAAAGAAGCAACACTCACTTTCGTAGAATCGCGTGGAAGagaaatatgtaaacaagatgaTTGGGAGAGGCTGATCAAGAATTATCCTGACCTTTCTCTGTTGGCCAGCCGACGCATGTTGAAATAA